The proteins below come from a single Branchiostoma floridae strain S238N-H82 chromosome 5, Bfl_VNyyK, whole genome shotgun sequence genomic window:
- the LOC118416454 gene encoding transmembrane channel-like protein 7 isoform X2, translating to MFRQVTRSPMFQSQGKSSRSAAQHNIPVAPLAAPLTSDSAIPMRALHPQPAVYSPDSKSTMNKEVQVDLLSSWTSNGTSDDTEGGGARREQRSLPRSFAWDLNRGEGTPHRRGKAAAVDIYSSETGNDDVGPHPVRDMWILDQMEDHRRPALVHNPRARMGTCRLLWHNVSTWCRHIKSKGVEIPVFLPQIKKVKARFGSGVVSVFIFIRWIFLLNLFLSAMWCCFVVIPMASVFDSASITSDFTVDSLFTAKAAMSEILIFYGNYGTSTDPYPLDLAYLLMIFLSYFGSLFLVLRAIAATSGHGLLHDSHCAFSRLLMTSWEYSLTSPEAVDNLHQTIAGSFRDLLTDTKNKEQTVNRTRKDKLKICIRRFFAWLLTLVLIGGGSAMILAPILYKEKTLDVLAAHMPASLQSFVQTFGITIVFMVVNSLVPVLVLFLPRFEHYSSRKTELYVTIGRVFVLRLTNIVVLLFSLYTEVIQSDEVSTTCPGTVIGQELYKLVLLGTLGNSLVSLLHYMVLFYWTGRRQELRVHKVVLSVTHRQALILVGTLACPVLPLLGVMSNVLSFFTLYFVVIKTCRPPVRRWRESGNSQFYMWLLAAALVVLCLPVSFLVSDGNYINLAGRKHCGPFGTEPPIGAFHRLRDEVLGGTWLQAALAVVFSGIIALPLILIMAAVISYYRVRLTRETSRGKLALTELDKERAANRHLVSRFRER from the exons ATGTTCAGACAAGTGACGAGGTCTCCGATGTTCCAGTCACAGGGTAAATCCTCCAGGTCTGCCGCTCAACATAACATCCCCGTGGCTCCACTAGCTGCGCCGCTTACTTCAGATTCTGCTATACCGATGCGAGCCTTACATCCTCAGCCGGCTGTATATTCTCCTGACTCAAAATCAACCATGAACAAAGAAGTACAGGTGGATTTACTGTCATCTTGGACGTCCAACGGTACCTCTGACGATACCGAAGGGGGCGGGGCGCGACGAGAGCAGCGGTCCCTGCCGAGAAGTTTTGCCTGGGATTTGAACCGAGGTGAAGGCACGCCCCACAGACGAGGGAAGGCGGCGGCAGTGGATATCTACAGCTCTGAGACTGGCAATGATGACGTGGGCCCGCATCCTGTCAGGGACATGTGGATCTTGGACCAAATGGAGGACCACAGGCGCCCCGCATTGGTGCACAATCCACGGGCTAGGATGGGCACATGTCGCCTTCTGTGGCACAACGTCTCGACATGGTGTCGTCACATCAAGTCGAAGGGGGTAGAGATTCCTGTTTTCCTGCCACAGATAAAGAAGGTGAAGGCGAGGTTCGGTTCTGGTGTGGTGTCCGTTTTCATCTTCATCAGGTGGATATTCCTGCTCAACCTGTTCCTGTCCGCTATGTGGTGCTGTTTTGTTGTCATCCCGATGGCCTCTGTGTTCGACTCTGCTTCCATCACTTCCGACTTCACGGTAGACAGTTTGTTTACAGCCAAAGCCGCCATGTCAGAAATCCTGATATTCTATGGGAACTACGGGACTTCCACAGACCCATACCCCCTGGATCTTGCCTATCTCCTCATGATTTTCCTCAGCTACTTCGGTTCGCTGTTTCTCGTGCTTCGCGCCATCGCGGCCACTTCTGGACACGGTCTGCTCCACGACTCTCACTGTGCGTTCAGTCGTCTTCTCATGACGTCATGGGAATATTCGCTGACGTCACCTGAGGCCGTGGACAATTTACACCAGACAATAGCCGGGTCCTTCCGCGACCTTCTCACAGACACAAAAAATAAGGAACAGACTGTAAATCGTACACGCAAGGACAAACTCAAGATTTGTATCCGACGATTCTTCGCCTGGCTTCTAACGTTGGTCCTCATTGGAGGTGGGTCGGCCATGATTTTAGCCCCCATCTTGTACAAGGAGAAGACACTAGACGTTTTGGCCGCACACATGCCGGCTTCTCTGCAGAGTTTTGTCCAAACATTTGGTATAACGATTGTCTTCATGGTCGTCAACTCTCTGGTGCCCGTTCTGGTTCTGTTTTTACCACGCTTTGAACACTACTCCAGCCGCAAAACCGAACTCTACGTCACCATCGGAAGGGTCTTCGTGTTGAGACTGACCAATATCGTGGTTCTACTCTTTTCACTCTACACCGAG GTGATCCAGTCTGACGAGGTGAGTACGACATGCCCGGGCACGGTGATTGGTCAGGAGCTGTACAAGCTGGTGCTGCTGGGCACGCTGGGAAACTCGCTCGTGTCGCTGCTGCACTACATGGTGCTGTTCTACTGGACAGGGCGGAGACAGGAACTACGCGTGCACAAGGTCGTCCTCTCCGTAACGCACAG ACAAGCACTGATCCTGGTGGGAACTTTGGCGTGCCCGGTACTACCTCTGCTCGGTGTCATGTCGAACGTACTGAGCTTCTTCACCCTGTACTTCGTCGTCATCAAGACCTGCAGGCCTCCTGTGCGCCGCTGGAGGGAGTCTGGCAACAGTCAGTTCTACATGTGGCTGCTGGCGGCGGCCCTCGTTGTTCTCTGTCTCCCAGTGTCCTTTCTCGTCTCCGATGGGAACTACATCAACCTTGCCGGGAGGAAGCACTGCGGCCCGTTCGGCACGGAACCACCCATCGGCGCCTTCCATCGCCTCCGGGACGAGGTGCTCGGCGGTACCTGGCTGCAGGCTGCGCTGGCGGTGGTGTTCTCTGGGATCATAGCCCTTCCTCTCATACTTATCATGGCCGCCGTGATCTCGTACTATCGGGTCCGACTCACCCGAGAGACTTCCAGGGGCAAGCTCGCCCTGACTGAGCTAGACAAGGAGAGAGCCGCAAACAGACATCTCGTCAGTAGGTTTCGGGAGAGATGA
- the LOC118415619 gene encoding uncharacterized protein LOC118415619 — protein sequence MATYRGIILLLLGLVTIHGQGLPSSTSDENYVSCWTGAQCDSCRPGFVGSVNGENRCCPNCAPQGLILSPTVCLCRRTAATNLNDTGTDRVGPGSNRPTPALTGERQTEPTTLDSNEMNGYMPPQTAATNPEDTGTDRVGPGSNRPTLALTGGRQTERPTLDSNAFYITGPAFPLLIICIQDKHCSFLMFTDLRIRYTNDNCSCSLCSYK from the exons ATGGCTACCTACCGAGGAATCATACTACTACTGCTGGGACTGGTTACCATTCACGGCCAAGGTTTGC CCTCTTCGACCTCTGACGAGAACTATGTCTCCTGTTGGACGGGAGCCCAGTGCGACTCCTGCCGCCCAGGCTTCGTGGGGAGCGTCAACGGCGAGAACCGCTGCTGTCCAAACTGCGCCCCACAAG GACTGATATTGTCCCCCACCGTCTGCCTCTGCCGTCGGACTGCCGCTACAAACCTGAATGATACTGGCACAGATCGTGTAGGACCCGGCTCAAACCGGCCCACACCGGCACTAACTGGAGAACGGCAGACAGAACCAACGACTCTGGATAGTAATG AAATGAATGGATACATGCCGCCACAAACTGCCGCCACAAACCCCGAGGATACTGGCACGGATCGTGTAGGACCCGGTTCAAACCGGCCCACACTGGCACTAACTGGAGGACGGCAGACAGAACGACCGACTCTGGATAGTAATG CTTTCTATATTACTGGACCGGCTTTTCCGCTTCTGATAATTTGCATTCAGGACAAGCATTG CTCGTTTCTGATGTTTACAGACTTGCGGATCAGGTACACAAACGACAACTGCAG CTGCAGCCTGTGCAGCTACAAGTAG
- the LOC118416454 gene encoding transmembrane channel-like protein 7 isoform X1, with protein sequence MFRQVTRSPMFQSQGKSSRSAAQHNIPVAPLAAPLTSDSAIPMRALHPQPAVYSPDSKSTMNKEVQVDLLSSWTSNGTSDDTEGGGARREQRSLPRSFAWDLNRGEGTPHRRGKAAAVDIYSSETGNDDVGPHPVRDMWILDQMEDHRRPALVHNPRARMGTCRLLWHNVSTWCRHIKSKGVEIPVFLPQIKKVKARFGSGVVSVFIFIRWIFLLNLFLSAMWCCFVVIPMASVFDSASITSDFTVDSLFTAKAAMSEILIFYGNYGTSTDPYPLDLAYLLMIFLSYFGSLFLVLRAIAATSGHGLLHDSHCAFSRLLMTSWEYSLTSPEAVDNLHQTIAGSFRDLLTDTKNKEQTVNRTRKDKLKICIRRFFAWLLTLVLIGGGSAMILAPILYKEKTLDVLAAHMPASLQSFVQTFGITIVFMVVNSLVPVLVLFLPRFEHYSSRKTELYVTIGRVFVLRLTNIVVLLFSLYTEVIQSDEVSTTCPGTVIGQELYKLVLLGTLGNSLVSLLHYMVLFYWTGRRQELRVHKVVLSVTHRQALILVGTLACPVLPLLGVMSNVLSFFTLYFVVIKTCRPPVRRWRESGNSQFYMWLLAAALVVLCLPVSFLVSDGNYINLAGRKHCGPFGTEPPIGAFHRLRDEVLGGTWLQAALAVVFSGIIALPLILIMAAVISYYRVRLTRETSRGKLALTELDKERAANRHLVSRFRER encoded by the exons ATGTTCAGACAAGTGACGAGGTCTCCGATGTTCCAGTCACAGGGTAAATCCTCCAGGTCTGCCGCTCAACATAACATCCCCGTGGCTCCACTAGCTGCGCCGCTTACTTCAGATTCTGCTATACCGATGCGAGCCTTACATCCTCAGCCGGCTGTATATTCTCCTGACTCAAAATCAACCATGAACAAAGAAGTACAGGTGGATTTACTGTCATCTTGGACGTCCAACGGTACCTCTGACGATACCGAAGGGGGCGGGGCGCGACGAGAGCAGCGGTCCCTGCCGAGAAGTTTTGCCTGGGATTTGAACCGAGGTGAAGGCACGCCCCACAGACGAGGGAAGGCGGCGGCAGTGGATATCTACAGCTCTGAGACTGGCAATGATGACGTGGGCCCGCATCCTGTCAGGGACATGTGGATCTTGGACCAAATGGAGGACCACAGGCGCCCCGCATTGGTGCACAATCCACGGGCTAGGATGGGCACATGTCGCCTTCTGTGGCACAACGTCTCGACATGGTGTCGTCACATCAAGTCGAAGGGGGTAGAGATTCCTGTTTTCCTGCCACAGATAAAGAAGGTGAAGGCGAGGTTCGGTTCTGGTGTGGTGTCCGTTTTCATCTTCATCAGGTGGATATTCCTGCTCAACCTGTTCCTGTCCGCTATGTGGTGCTGTTTTGTTGTCATCCCGATGGCCTCTGTGTTCGACTCTGCTTCCATCACTTCCGACTTCACGGTAGACAGTTTGTTTACAGCCAAAGCCGCCATGTCAGAAATCCTGATATTCTATGGGAACTACGGGACTTCCACAGACCCATACCCCCTGGATCTTGCCTATCTCCTCATGATTTTCCTCAGCTACTTCGGTTCGCTGTTTCTCGTGCTTCGCGCCATCGCGGCCACTTCTGGACACGGTCTGCTCCACGACTCTCACTGTGCGTTCAGTCGTCTTCTCATGACGTCATGGGAATATTCGCTGACGTCACCTGAGGCCGTGGACAATTTACACCAGACAATAGCCGGGTCCTTCCGCGACCTTCTCACAGACACAAAAAATAAGGAACAGACTGTAAATCGTACACGCAAGGACAAACTCAAGATTTGTATCCGACGATTCTTCGCCTGGCTTCTAACGTTGGTCCTCATTGGAGGTGGGTCGGCCATGATTTTAGCCCCCATCTTGTACAAGGAGAAGACACTAGACGTTTTGGCCGCACACATGCCGGCTTCTCTGCAGAGTTTTGTCCAAACATTTGGTATAACGATTGTCTTCATGGTCGTCAACTCTCTGGTGCCCGTTCTGGTTCTGTTTTTACCACGCTTTGAACACTACTCCAGCCGCAAAACCGAACTCTACGTCACCATCGGAAGGGTCTTCGTGTTGAGACTGACCAATATCGTGGTTCTACTCTTTTCACTCTACACCGAG GTGATCCAGTCTGACGAGGTGAGTACGACATGCCCGGGCACGGTGATTGGTCAGGAGCTGTACAAGCTGGTGCTGCTGGGCACGCTGGGAAACTCGCTCGTGTCGCTGCTGCACTAC ATGGTGCTGTTCTACTGGACAGGGCGGAGACAGGAACTACGCGTGCACAAGGTCGTCCTCTCCGTAACGCACAG ACAAGCACTGATCCTGGTGGGAACTTTGGCGTGCCCGGTACTACCTCTGCTCGGTGTCATGTCGAACGTACTGAGCTTCTTCACCCTGTACTTCGTCGTCATCAAGACCTGCAGGCCTCCTGTGCGCCGCTGGAGGGAGTCTGGCAACAGTCAGTTCTACATGTGGCTGCTGGCGGCGGCCCTCGTTGTTCTCTGTCTCCCAGTGTCCTTTCTCGTCTCCGATGGGAACTACATCAACCTTGCCGGGAGGAAGCACTGCGGCCCGTTCGGCACGGAACCACCCATCGGCGCCTTCCATCGCCTCCGGGACGAGGTGCTCGGCGGTACCTGGCTGCAGGCTGCGCTGGCGGTGGTGTTCTCTGGGATCATAGCCCTTCCTCTCATACTTATCATGGCCGCCGTGATCTCGTACTATCGGGTCCGACTCACCCGAGAGACTTCCAGGGGCAAGCTCGCCCTGACTGAGCTAGACAAGGAGAGAGCCGCAAACAGACATCTCGTCAGTAGGTTTCGGGAGAGATGA